The Halorientalis sp. IM1011 genome window below encodes:
- a CDS encoding 50S ribosomal protein L18 — protein sequence MATGPRYKVPMRRRREARTDYHQRLRLLKSGKPRLVARKSNQHTTAQLIVTGPQGDETVASAHSSDLEEFGWEAPTGNLPAAYLTGLLAGKRALANGFEEAVLDIGLNTATPGSKVFAVQEGAIDAGLEIPHNDSVLADWERTSGEHIAEYAEQLDEPLYSGEFDATELPSHFSDVRETLMEAEL from the coding sequence ATGGCAACAGGACCACGATACAAGGTGCCGATGCGGCGTCGCCGCGAGGCACGAACCGATTACCACCAGAGGTTGCGCCTGCTGAAATCCGGGAAACCCCGGCTGGTCGCTCGCAAGAGCAACCAGCATACTACGGCGCAGCTGATCGTCACTGGCCCGCAGGGCGACGAGACGGTCGCGAGCGCACACTCCAGCGATCTCGAGGAGTTCGGCTGGGAGGCTCCCACCGGGAACCTGCCCGCCGCCTATCTCACGGGACTGCTGGCAGGCAAGCGCGCGCTCGCGAACGGATTCGAGGAGGCCGTGCTCGACATCGGCCTCAACACCGCCACGCCGGGCAGTAAGGTGTTCGCAGTACAGGAAGGTGCAATCGACGCCGGGCTCGAGATCCCCCACAACGACAGCGTGCTCGCCGACTGGGAGCGCACCAGTGGCGAACACATCGCCGAGTACGCCGAACAGCTCGACGAGCCGCTGTACTCCGGGGAGTTCGATGCCACGGAGCTGCCGTCGCACTTCAGCGACGTGCGAGAGACACTGATGGAGGCTGAACTATGA